A part of Numida meleagris isolate 19003 breed g44 Domestic line chromosome 27, NumMel1.0, whole genome shotgun sequence genomic DNA contains:
- the MRPL54 gene encoding 39S ribosomal protein L54, mitochondrial — protein MRALLPSRRAPRRAMAARLLLRAVSAVRPGPARGYAKKPGVKVKGKSAPKEQLKGPEVCTDPVTLANYAVGVNYLKDSPEVALKPDSEYPEWLFQIHLGPPKKLEEMDPDSLEYWRRLRKYNSWQRNKLKKSRKL, from the exons ATGCGCGCTTTGCTGCCGTCCCGGCGTGCCCCGCGCCGCGCTATGGCCGCGCGCCTGCTGCTGCGGGCGGTGAGCGCTGTGCGGCCCGGGCCGGCCCGCGGCTACGCCAAGAAACCGG GTGTGAAGGTGAAGGGGAAGAGCGCGCcgaaggagcagctgaaggggCCGGAGGTGTGCACGGACCCCGTCACGTTGGCCAACTACGCCGTGGGGGTCAACTACCTGAAGGACAGCCCCGAGGTGGCCCTGAAGCCCGACTCTGAGTACCCCGAGTG GCTGTTCCAGATCCACCTGGGGCCCCCCAAGAAGCTGGAGGAGATGGACCCCGACTCCCTCGAGTACTGGAGGCGCCTGCGGAAGTACAACTCGTGGCAGCGCAACAAGCTGAAGAAGAGCAGGAAGCTGTGA
- the LOC110388875 gene encoding mucosa-associated lymphoid tissue lymphoma translocation protein 1-like isoform X2, translating into MGDWSLPIGSLGEEVVAQLCELLDTASRGWRKLAEVAGAEKRFRCSEEELEMCSLKVLEPLGSPTQCLLQLLAERECTLRYLRGCLHRMGHVQACQLLSSAVHNVIRITVQPESQVVAEGTRVTLTCWATGPPGLAYQWFCGKQEVPGATAPELVIDTAAPPGPPQWYICRVSCGAAFAFSRWAHIQVERSGSPESASGYCPSMAGLRILQQPRPCRLAEGDPLVLECRALGNPPPQYQWFRNRRPVEGARAPRLQVQMVTTAERGTYSCRVFNLFHEVWSQEVDVEIGPRLFASGAPWQDRDGDSPEPSSPDQLYATDKVALLVGNMHYTHHKHLRAPMVDVHALGALLRQLDFKVVSLLDLRRDEMQMAVDEFLLLLDKGVYGLLYYAGHGYENFGTSFMVPIDAPGSYTSAHCLCVQRVLQRMQQRRTGLNIFLLDMCRKRNLNDDVIPQLGALEVTANIVFGYATCADAEAYELNQGELSNGVFVTFLKRWLLEDEKITVLLDKVAEDMGTLELTRGRQALELRSNLSERRALTDPIRSSGRAETSARNLQWAKAHVLPESRHLHFDCGVTVQLGFAAEFSNIMIIYTRVLAAPGDVTECVAKLTDLPEELDVDLKCTNRESPEELGSPLVPTWSVTCPSCCLYSRLCGLQRLRELAFTVCLQYRYRGVADFVEERRAVSVGRPLIAKLNLSPRDPSTLLAAEGSGSPLSASPPSSWGNSPEENLSPEVPGSHGV; encoded by the exons ATGGGGGACTGGAGCTTGCCCATCGGCTCGCTGGGCGAGGAGGTGGTGGCCCAGCTCTGTGAGCTCCTGGACACAGCCAGCCGGGGCTGGCGCAAGCTGGCCGAGGTGGCTGGGGCGGAGAAACGCTTCAGGTGCAG tgaggaggagctggagaTGTGCTCGCTGAAGGTGCTGGAGCCCCTCGGCAGCCCCACGCagtgcctcctgcagctcctggccgAGCGTGAGTGCACCCTCCGGTACCTGCGGGGCTGCCTGCACAGGATGGGGCATGTGCAGGCCTGCCAGCTCCTGAGCAGCGCCG TCCACAATGTGATCCGCATCACGGTGCAGCCGGAGTCGCAGGTGGTGGCGGAGGGGACGCGGGTGACCTTGACCTGCTGGGCCACCGGCCCGCCAGGGCTTGCCTACCAGTGGTTCTGTGGAAAGCAGGAG GTGCCCGGAGCCACGGCCCCGGAGCTGGTGATCGACACGGCCGCGCCGCCAGGACCTCCCCAGTGGTACATCTGCCGCGTGAGCTGTGGGGCCGCCTTCGCCTTCTCCAGGTGGGCTCACATCCAAGTGGAGAGGAGCGGCAGCCCCGAATCAG CCAGCGGTTACTGCCCCAGCATGGCAGGGCTGCGGATCCTGCAGCAGCCGCGGCCGTGCCGCCTGGCCGAGGGGGACCCGCTGGTGCTGGAGTGCAGAGCCCTCGGCAACCCACCGCCGCAGTACCAGTGGTTCAGGAACCGGCGCCCCGTGGAAGGTGCGCGGGCACCCCGGCTCCAG GTGCAGATGGTGACAACGGCTGAGCGGGGCACGTACTCCTGTCGCGTGTTCAACCTCTTCCACGAGGTTTGGAGCCAGGAGGTGGATGTGGAGATCG GCCCGCGGCTCTTCGCCTCCGGAGCCCCCTGGCAGGACAGGGATGGAG ACTCCCcggagcccagcagccccgACCAGCTGTACG ccacCGACAAAGTGGCGCTGCTGGTGGGCAACATGCACTACACGCACCACAAGCACCTGCGGGCGCCTATGGTGGACGTGCACGCGCTCGGCGCGCTGCTGCGACAGCTCGACTTCAAGGTGGTGTCACTGCTGGACCTGCGCCGGGACGAGATGCAGATGGCGGTCGATGAGTTCCTGCTGCTCCTCGACAAAGGAGTCTACG GTTTGCTGTACTACGCCGGACACGGCTACGAGAACTTTGGCACCAGCTTCATGGTGCCCATCGACGCTCCCGGCTCCTACACCTCCGCCCACTGCCTGTGTGTGCAGCGCGTGCTGCAGCGCATGCAGCAACGCCGCACCGGCCTCAACATCTTCCTGCTCGACATGTGCCGCAAGAG GAACCTCAATGACGACGTCATCCCGCAGCTCGGGGCGCTGGAGGTGACGGCCAACATCGTCTTTGGCTATGCCAC gtgcGCGGATGCCGAAGCCTACGAGCTGAACCAGGGCGAGCTCTCCAACGGCGTCTTCGTCACCTTCCTCAAGCGCTGGCTGCTGGAGGACGAGAAGATCACGGTGCTGCTGGACAAGGTGGCCGAGG ACATGGGCACGCTGGAGCTGACGCGAGGCCGCCAGGCGCTGGAGCTGCGCAGTAACCTGTCAGAGAGGCGGGCGCTGACCGACCCCATCCGCTCCTCGGGACGGGCCGAGACCTCCGCCAGGAACCTGCAGTGGGCCAAGGCTCACG TCCTCCCCGAGAGCCGCCACCTCCACTTCGACTGCGGCGTCACCGTGCAGCTGGGCTTCGCCGCCGAGTTCTCCAACATCATGATCATCTACACCCGCGTGCTGGCTGCCCCTGGGGATGTCACCGAGTGCGTGGCCAAGCTCACCGACCTCCCTGAG GAGCTGGACGTGGACCTGAAGTGCACCAACCGGGAGAGCCCCGAggagctgggcagccccttGGTGCCCACCTGGAGTGTCACCtgtccctcctgctgcctctaCAGCCGCCTCTGTGGGCTGCAGAGATTGCGG gagctggcctTCACCGTGTGCCTGCAGTACCGCTACCGCGGCGTGGCCGACTTCGTGGAGGAGCGGAGGGCGGTGAGCGTGGGGCGGCCACTTATTGCCAAGCTCAACCTGAGCCCTCGGGACCCCAGCACGCTGCTTGCCGCAGAGGGGTCCG
- the LOC110388875 gene encoding mucosa-associated lymphoid tissue lymphoma translocation protein 1-like isoform X1, whose translation MGDWSLPIGSLGEEVVAQLCELLDTASRGWRKLAEVAGAEKRFRCSEEELEMCSLKVLEPLGSPTQCLLQLLAERECTLRYLRGCLHRMGHVQACQLLSSAVHNVIRITVQPESQVVAEGTRVTLTCWATGPPGLAYQWFCGKQEVPGATAPELVIDTAAPPGPPQWYICRVSCGAAFAFSRWAHIQVERSGSPESASGYCPSMAGLRILQQPRPCRLAEGDPLVLECRALGNPPPQYQWFRNRRPVEGARAPRLQVQMVTTAERGTYSCRVFNLFHEVWSQEVDVEIGPRLFASGAPWQDRDGDSPEPSSPDQLYATDKVALLVGNMHYTHHKHLRAPMVDVHALGALLRQLDFKVVSLLDLRRDEMQMAVDEFLLLLDKGVYGLLYYAGHGYENFGTSFMVPIDAPGSYTSAHCLCVQRVLQRMQQRRTGLNIFLLDMCRKRNLNDDVIPQLGALEVTANIVFGYATCADAEAYELNQGELSNGVFVTFLKRWLLEDEKITVLLDKVAEDMGTLELTRGRQALELRSNLSERRALTDPIRSSGRAETSARNLQWAKAHVLPESRHLHFDCGVTVQLGFAAEFSNIMIIYTRVLAAPGDVTECVAKLTDLPEELDVDLKCTNRESPEELGSPLVPTWSVTCPSCCLYSRLCGLQRLRQELAFTVCLQYRYRGVADFVEERRAVSVGRPLIAKLNLSPRDPSTLLAAEGSGSPLSASPPSSWGNSPEENLSPEVPGSHGV comes from the exons ATGGGGGACTGGAGCTTGCCCATCGGCTCGCTGGGCGAGGAGGTGGTGGCCCAGCTCTGTGAGCTCCTGGACACAGCCAGCCGGGGCTGGCGCAAGCTGGCCGAGGTGGCTGGGGCGGAGAAACGCTTCAGGTGCAG tgaggaggagctggagaTGTGCTCGCTGAAGGTGCTGGAGCCCCTCGGCAGCCCCACGCagtgcctcctgcagctcctggccgAGCGTGAGTGCACCCTCCGGTACCTGCGGGGCTGCCTGCACAGGATGGGGCATGTGCAGGCCTGCCAGCTCCTGAGCAGCGCCG TCCACAATGTGATCCGCATCACGGTGCAGCCGGAGTCGCAGGTGGTGGCGGAGGGGACGCGGGTGACCTTGACCTGCTGGGCCACCGGCCCGCCAGGGCTTGCCTACCAGTGGTTCTGTGGAAAGCAGGAG GTGCCCGGAGCCACGGCCCCGGAGCTGGTGATCGACACGGCCGCGCCGCCAGGACCTCCCCAGTGGTACATCTGCCGCGTGAGCTGTGGGGCCGCCTTCGCCTTCTCCAGGTGGGCTCACATCCAAGTGGAGAGGAGCGGCAGCCCCGAATCAG CCAGCGGTTACTGCCCCAGCATGGCAGGGCTGCGGATCCTGCAGCAGCCGCGGCCGTGCCGCCTGGCCGAGGGGGACCCGCTGGTGCTGGAGTGCAGAGCCCTCGGCAACCCACCGCCGCAGTACCAGTGGTTCAGGAACCGGCGCCCCGTGGAAGGTGCGCGGGCACCCCGGCTCCAG GTGCAGATGGTGACAACGGCTGAGCGGGGCACGTACTCCTGTCGCGTGTTCAACCTCTTCCACGAGGTTTGGAGCCAGGAGGTGGATGTGGAGATCG GCCCGCGGCTCTTCGCCTCCGGAGCCCCCTGGCAGGACAGGGATGGAG ACTCCCcggagcccagcagccccgACCAGCTGTACG ccacCGACAAAGTGGCGCTGCTGGTGGGCAACATGCACTACACGCACCACAAGCACCTGCGGGCGCCTATGGTGGACGTGCACGCGCTCGGCGCGCTGCTGCGACAGCTCGACTTCAAGGTGGTGTCACTGCTGGACCTGCGCCGGGACGAGATGCAGATGGCGGTCGATGAGTTCCTGCTGCTCCTCGACAAAGGAGTCTACG GTTTGCTGTACTACGCCGGACACGGCTACGAGAACTTTGGCACCAGCTTCATGGTGCCCATCGACGCTCCCGGCTCCTACACCTCCGCCCACTGCCTGTGTGTGCAGCGCGTGCTGCAGCGCATGCAGCAACGCCGCACCGGCCTCAACATCTTCCTGCTCGACATGTGCCGCAAGAG GAACCTCAATGACGACGTCATCCCGCAGCTCGGGGCGCTGGAGGTGACGGCCAACATCGTCTTTGGCTATGCCAC gtgcGCGGATGCCGAAGCCTACGAGCTGAACCAGGGCGAGCTCTCCAACGGCGTCTTCGTCACCTTCCTCAAGCGCTGGCTGCTGGAGGACGAGAAGATCACGGTGCTGCTGGACAAGGTGGCCGAGG ACATGGGCACGCTGGAGCTGACGCGAGGCCGCCAGGCGCTGGAGCTGCGCAGTAACCTGTCAGAGAGGCGGGCGCTGACCGACCCCATCCGCTCCTCGGGACGGGCCGAGACCTCCGCCAGGAACCTGCAGTGGGCCAAGGCTCACG TCCTCCCCGAGAGCCGCCACCTCCACTTCGACTGCGGCGTCACCGTGCAGCTGGGCTTCGCCGCCGAGTTCTCCAACATCATGATCATCTACACCCGCGTGCTGGCTGCCCCTGGGGATGTCACCGAGTGCGTGGCCAAGCTCACCGACCTCCCTGAG GAGCTGGACGTGGACCTGAAGTGCACCAACCGGGAGAGCCCCGAggagctgggcagccccttGGTGCCCACCTGGAGTGTCACCtgtccctcctgctgcctctaCAGCCGCCTCTGTGGGCTGCAGAGATTGCGG caggagctggcctTCACCGTGTGCCTGCAGTACCGCTACCGCGGCGTGGCCGACTTCGTGGAGGAGCGGAGGGCGGTGAGCGTGGGGCGGCCACTTATTGCCAAGCTCAACCTGAGCCCTCGGGACCCCAGCACGCTGCTTGCCGCAGAGGGGTCCG